From a region of the Sulfuricurvum sp. genome:
- a CDS encoding helix-turn-helix domain-containing protein: protein MQKSEIYLAALAKAKVAFNARSDKALAEILELDRTAIAKAKLRGTAPVKNLVEACIKHQVSIDHIFGITPKSSE from the coding sequence TTGCAAAAATCCGAAATATACTTAGCAGCACTTGCAAAAGCCAAAGTAGCATTCAATGCTCGAAGTGATAAAGCATTGGCAGAAATCCTAGAATTAGATCGGACTGCAATAGCAAAAGCAAAATTAAGAGGAACTGCCCCAGTGAAAAATCTTGTTGAGGCTTGTATCAAGCACCAAGTAAGCATCGATCATATCTTCGGCATTACTCCTAAATCGAGCGAATAG
- a CDS encoding LexA family transcriptional regulator: MKLIFSEVMERLKNELGFTEDQQMAKYMGMSNAAYSERKTRDSLPYEKIITICRERGISSDFIFTGIRGELNGKIIFESDRSDIDETKMIIVPYFKNIKSIPDSLPEHPGSVSYIVLPKNDYPELLRDGHTLNAVGADDDSMEGTILNGGIMLFDINDHGIESGKIYLVRTGSEKMIKRIFNDPSTPDQVLLKSDNIYYPQFDVNRSEVEVIGRVVVVYNRGKLI; this comes from the coding sequence ATGAAGTTAATATTTTCCGAAGTCATGGAAAGACTTAAAAATGAATTGGGCTTTACTGAAGATCAGCAAATGGCAAAATATATGGGAATGTCAAATGCTGCTTACTCTGAGCGAAAAACACGCGACTCACTACCGTATGAAAAAATCATTACCATCTGTCGTGAACGCGGTATAAGTTCAGACTTTATCTTTACCGGTATTCGCGGAGAGCTGAATGGAAAGATAATTTTTGAAAGTGATAGATCAGACATAGATGAAACAAAAATGATTATTGTCCCATATTTCAAAAATATCAAATCAATCCCTGATTCATTGCCAGAACACCCCGGATCGGTATCGTATATTGTTCTCCCAAAGAATGATTACCCAGAGCTGCTCAGAGATGGCCATACCCTCAATGCAGTTGGAGCAGATGATGATTCTATGGAAGGTACAATCCTAAACGGAGGTATTATGCTCTTTGATATCAATGATCATGGAATAGAGTCGGGTAAAATTTATCTCGTTAGGACCGGAAGCGAGAAGATGATCAAACGAATTTTCAACGACCCGTCTACCCCTGATCAAGTGCTGCTAAAATCAGATAACATTTATTACCCTCAATTTGATGTAAATCGCAGTGAAGTAGAGGTGATTGGTCGCGTTGTTGTCGTTTACAATCGTGGAAAACTCATTTAA
- a CDS encoding transcriptional regulator, with product MSEELNLIKKVCRDHSLTYAQLGERIGYGESSIRQSASTGKLSEPLQKAIELYLRTIDLENQVQEYQEFKNFLKKAVQ from the coding sequence ATGTCCGAAGAACTCAACCTCATTAAAAAAGTCTGTCGGGATCATAGCCTCACCTACGCACAGCTTGGTGAGCGGATCGGGTATGGTGAAAGCTCTATACGTCAGTCGGCATCTACTGGAAAATTAAGTGAACCTCTCCAAAAAGCTATTGAACTCTACCTCCGCACTATTGATCTCGAAAATCAGGTACAAGAGTATCAAGAATTCAAAAATTTCCTCAAAAAAGCAGTTCAATAA
- a CDS encoding antA/AntB antirepressor family protein, translating to MQIIELHIKDQVIGTELIKTVNARELHASLGARKDFSSWIKGQINNLGLDKGVDYASFTLKGERAIGGTTSIEYTLSLDAAKHIAMVSRTPQGKIVRTYLIEIEKRFWAERGISDTPLDQIARGEAPSVPHQVSAMVERFEKKIDDLEAFQKIQYDAHVRFRYETIETLDAIRYQLTELQGSIGDKRLTPSQRKKLYERVLSNAKDLSDELRLDDGVVKLAVFSKLKEHFNVDHYTEIPSREFDSAIDFVDTIDISKKRR from the coding sequence ATGCAAATCATAGAACTGCACATTAAAGACCAAGTTATCGGCACAGAGCTGATCAAAACCGTAAACGCCCGTGAGCTTCACGCATCACTCGGAGCACGCAAAGACTTTTCAAGTTGGATCAAAGGGCAGATTAATAACCTTGGACTCGATAAGGGAGTAGACTATGCCTCGTTCACCCTAAAAGGTGAGCGAGCAATCGGAGGGACTACAAGTATCGAATATACCCTCTCCCTCGATGCCGCTAAACACATCGCAATGGTATCCCGAACTCCTCAAGGCAAAATCGTCCGTACCTACCTAATCGAGATCGAAAAACGATTCTGGGCAGAACGTGGCATATCCGATACCCCACTCGATCAAATCGCACGAGGTGAAGCCCCAAGTGTCCCACATCAGGTGAGTGCTATGGTCGAACGATTTGAGAAAAAGATAGATGATTTGGAAGCATTCCAAAAAATCCAATACGATGCGCATGTCCGGTTTAGATACGAAACGATCGAAACCCTTGATGCGATCCGATATCAGCTCACAGAATTGCAAGGTTCTATCGGTGATAAACGCCTTACACCATCACAGCGTAAAAAACTGTATGAACGTGTGTTGAGCAATGCAAAAGATTTGTCCGATGAACTCAGACTCGATGATGGAGTCGTAAAACTCGCTGTGTTCTCAAAACTAAAAGAGCATTTCAACGTCGATCACTACACCGAAATCCCATCACGAGAATTTGACTCGGCTATCGACTTTGTAGATACCATCGATATCTCTAAAAAACGAAGATAA
- a CDS encoding AAA family ATPase, translating into MKTLTIASTKGGMGKSTITWNIGAAIRESGASIAFIDIDVHSTLTHTNDARVASGLEPLTVLRPKTIQELVDFIQNTEVDYILIDVGGYDYDLGRVAIAIANQIIIPISEDPTEIFGFQTFAIFLAQIEEQSPLPPITFVINHAHYRASTFPKVREVAALRPTATIAETIIRRRAVYSASMGTGIGVAEQPARYATAADEITRLAREVMG; encoded by the coding sequence ATGAAAACCCTAACCATAGCCAGTACCAAAGGCGGAATGGGAAAATCCACCATCACATGGAACATCGGAGCCGCTATCCGTGAGAGCGGAGCTTCCATCGCTTTTATTGACATCGATGTTCACTCTACTCTTACCCATACGAACGATGCGAGAGTTGCTTCAGGACTGGAACCGCTCACGGTGCTCAGACCCAAAACGATTCAAGAGTTGGTAGACTTCATCCAAAACACAGAAGTTGACTATATCCTCATCGACGTAGGCGGATACGATTACGACCTCGGACGTGTAGCCATCGCTATCGCCAATCAGATCATCATCCCCATCTCCGAAGACCCCACAGAGATTTTCGGCTTTCAGACGTTCGCGATATTCCTCGCACAAATCGAGGAGCAGTCTCCATTGCCTCCGATCACATTCGTAATTAACCACGCGCACTACAGAGCATCTACGTTCCCAAAAGTGCGCGAAGTAGCCGCTCTCAGACCGACCGCCACGATAGCAGAAACGATCATCCGACGCAGAGCGGTGTATTCCGCATCGATGGGAACAGGTATCGGTGTAGCAGAACAACCGGCACGATACGCCACTGCCGCCGATGAGATCACACGACTGGCACGGGAGGTGATGGGATGA
- a CDS encoding ParB/RepB/Spo0J family partition protein, with the protein MTQKFNPALLASIAAGASLGTNTPDVTDTNVGDIPIARIDPNPYQPRLDYDPIVVRERADSIDKHGLLQPIAVRRNGDRYTLIAGQTRLEAHKLLGRETIKSNIIDASDEDMASLALIENVQRSDLHPIEIQIALSREPFASMKDEEIRGITGYSLTKIRNIRSISRLSPEVREHLSTHRPSIGVELLAELQKYPEHTQIGEYHRILRGDTNRSDLRMTLQLINSKQKFQKDQEDSKRNLFEQSNHSYFISKSDLDMKKKKAFESELTELIKKYKSKGV; encoded by the coding sequence ATGACCCAAAAATTCAACCCCGCCCTCCTAGCCTCCATCGCAGCCGGTGCATCACTGGGAACCAACACACCCGATGTCACCGACACCAATGTCGGAGACATCCCCATCGCCCGCATCGACCCGAACCCATATCAGCCCCGCCTCGATTATGATCCGATAGTCGTTCGAGAACGTGCAGACTCCATCGATAAACACGGACTCCTCCAGCCTATAGCCGTGCGACGAAACGGTGATCGTTATACCCTCATAGCAGGGCAAACCCGCCTAGAAGCGCATAAACTCTTAGGACGAGAAACGATCAAATCCAACATCATCGATGCTTCGGATGAAGATATGGCATCCCTCGCCCTGATCGAAAACGTCCAACGCTCCGACCTTCACCCCATCGAGATCCAAATCGCCCTATCGCGTGAGCCGTTCGCTTCGATGAAAGATGAAGAGATCCGAGGGATCACCGGATACTCCCTCACCAAAATCCGAAACATCCGATCCATCAGCCGACTCTCTCCGGAGGTAAGAGAGCACCTAAGCACTCACCGCCCCTCCATCGGTGTCGAACTACTGGCCGAACTGCAAAAGTATCCGGAGCACACCCAAATCGGAGAATATCACCGTATCCTTAGAGGTGATACAAACCGATCTGATCTTCGTATGACATTGCAGCTTATAAATTCAAAGCAAAAATTCCAAAAAGACCAAGAAGACTCAAAACGAAATCTCTTTGAACAATCAAATCATTCATACTTTATCAGTAAGAGTGATCTCGATATGAAAAAGAAAAAAGCGTTTGAATCAGAGCTTACCGAGCTAATCAAAAAATACAAATCGAAAGGTGTATAA
- a CDS encoding DUF1488 family protein: protein MNIQFNLQGSTPWAVDKGISFIAKVDGNNVTCTVTKEYLTDCDPVNKERSDIDKFNANKYRIQSIAEDKIRNKIFPVIINKSDLK from the coding sequence ATGAATATACAATTTAACCTGCAAGGTTCTACTCCATGGGCAGTAGATAAGGGGATATCTTTCATAGCAAAAGTAGACGGTAATAATGTAACTTGTACAGTTACTAAGGAGTATTTAACTGATTGTGACCCAGTAAATAAAGAGCGGAGTGATATTGATAAATTCAATGCAAACAAATATCGTATACAATCGATAGCTGAGGATAAAATCAGAAACAAAATTTTCCCTGTTATAATCAATAAATCCGACTTAAAATAA
- a CDS encoding transcriptional regulator, which produces MENENIIKATCKEHGMTYKELGENIGYGEEAVGKASRTGEVSKPMLKAIELFNENIMLKEESKTLDDLKNIFERVISRK; this is translated from the coding sequence GTGGAAAACGAAAATATTATCAAAGCGACGTGTAAAGAACACGGTATGACATATAAAGAGCTTGGAGAAAATATAGGATACGGAGAAGAAGCAGTCGGTAAAGCTTCCCGTACTGGTGAAGTAAGTAAACCAATGTTAAAAGCCATTGAGCTATTTAATGAAAATATTATGTTAAAAGAAGAGAGTAAAACTCTTGATGATTTAAAAAACATATTTGAAAGGGTAATTTCCCGTAAATAA
- a CDS encoding BRO family protein, with the protein MSQIIPFNYGDKQIRVLTDETNGDPLWVAKDVCDVLDLKDVNRSLSKLDDDEKGTQTLSTLGGNQKMAVITESGLYTLVLRSNKPEAKTFKRWVTHEVLPAIRRTGSYSVVSPDMTNMFQSNERMMNDLADRQTKILRDAVDSMAMMIADTREDMRAVSRDVAALRLNVGTRLINAEERRTIYETITRRGIELARVHGIDPSVSTGAIFARIKSRFGLGHYTELPSDRVAEVLRFIENSEISY; encoded by the coding sequence ATGAGTCAAATAATCCCTTTCAACTATGGAGACAAACAAATCCGTGTACTGACAGATGAAACAAACGGTGATCCCCTATGGGTTGCTAAAGATGTTTGTGATGTGTTAGATTTAAAAGATGTAAACCGTTCATTATCAAAACTTGATGACGATGAAAAGGGTACTCAAACTTTGAGTACCCTTGGTGGAAACCAAAAAATGGCAGTCATCACCGAAAGCGGTCTCTACACCTTGGTGCTCCGCTCCAACAAACCCGAAGCCAAAACATTCAAACGATGGGTAACCCACGAAGTCCTCCCCGCGATCCGCCGCACGGGAAGCTATAGTGTTGTATCCCCCGACATGACAAATATGTTCCAGTCCAATGAGCGAATGATGAATGATCTAGCCGATAGACAAACCAAAATCCTACGTGACGCGGTAGACTCGATGGCGATGATGATTGCCGATACGCGGGAAGATATGAGAGCCGTATCCCGTGACGTTGCCGCGTTGCGCCTCAACGTCGGAACGAGACTCATCAATGCCGAAGAACGCCGTACCATCTACGAAACGATCACCCGACGAGGTATAGAACTTGCGAGGGTTCACGGTATCGACCCTTCCGTATCGACGGGAGCGATCTTCGCCCGTATCAAATCCCGCTTTGGGTTGGGTCACTATACCGAACTCCCCTCCGACCGAGTAGCCGAAGTCCTCCGATTTATCGAAAACTCTGAAATCTCATATTAA